In Daphnia pulicaria isolate SC F1-1A chromosome 9, SC_F0-13Bv2, whole genome shotgun sequence, a single genomic region encodes these proteins:
- the LOC124313405 gene encoding uncharacterized protein LOC124313405, with translation MKKTIRINQFCCNCSLQTGSKVVGALSLILQIIGLVVFLISASSDASDVEGGIVSFKFIGRIISTIFMVTAIIFVLVSATKNNRPMLLLPWLVLQVLSVITGIVSSLYIGICLLIAVPNITGLIFMTLGLGASIIGIYFWLVVYSYYHELKALTKKQPKVEEKTTIVIIAECEKQLLTTID, from the exons atgaaaaaaacaattagaatcaatcaattttgttGCAATTGCTCGCTGCAAACCGGTTCAAAGGTGGTTGGAGCTTTGTCTCTG ATACTCCAAATAATTGGGCTCGTAGTTTTTCTCATATCGGCTTCAAGCGATGCCTCTGATGTTG AAGGCGGAATAGtctcttttaaatttatcGGACGCATaatttccaccattttcatggTGACcgcaatcatttttgttttggtatCTGCTACGAAGAATAACCGGCCGATGCTTTTATTGCCTTGGCTAGTCCTTCAAGTCTTGTCGGTAATTACAGGCATCGTCTCTTCATTATACATTGGCATTTGTCTTTTAATAGCCGTGCCGAACATTACGGGATTGATTTTTATGACTCTCGGTCTCGGTGCATCAA TAATCGGCATCTACTTTTGGCTGGTGGTTTATAGCTACTATCACGAACTGAAGGCATTAACGAAGAAGCAGCCCAAAGTGGAAGAGAAAACAACCATCGTGATTATTGCTGAATGCGAAAAACAATTGCTCACCACAATAGACTAA
- the LOC124313420 gene encoding uncharacterized protein LOC124313420, with amino-acid sequence MCKLDECCCGCSLRTGTIAAGVLSLATSVGVIIGRTENTLFFRMISLMDDNLDYYLWIGWSMLSMFTTVLVLLSTWKNRMRWLLLPWLVMQIASLMALCSGVLYLGVILITVYDPLVTLICIFYVCVGGVVAVVGFYFWLVVLSYYRKLKVQAMMEQQETGEKGAEISYMID; translated from the exons ATGTGCAAATTAGACGAATGCTGTTGTGGCTGTTCACTCCGGACCGGTACCATAGCAGCTGGCGTCCTCTCATTG GCAACTTCAGTTGGAGTCATCATTGGAAGAACAGAAAACACCTTATTTTTCCGAATGATTTCGCTTATGG ACGATAATCTGGATTATTATTTATGGATCGGTTGGTCGATGTTGTCGATGTTTACCACCGTTCTTGTTCTGTTGTCCACTTGGAAGAACCGTATGCGCTGGCTGCTGTTGCCCTGGCTCGTGATGCAAATTGCGTCGTTGATGGCTTTGTGTTCGGGGGTGCTATATTTGGGTGTCATACTCATAACAGTATATGATCCATTAGTGACCCTTATCTGCATATTTTACGTATGTGTCGGTGGTGTTGTAGCAG TCGTAGGATTCTACTTCTGGCTGGTGGTCCTTAGTTACTATCGAAAACTGAAGGTTCAGGCGATGATGGAACAACAGGAAACAGGCGAGAAAGGTGCAGAGATCAGTTACATGATTGATTAA
- the LOC124313429 gene encoding uncharacterized protein LOC124313429, with protein MNFKLSQCCCGFSLRAGTIIIGIVVMFAAITGFIEAAISISGLSIDDGDHMRFYFYMGQMIGSGFTIFATVPVLIAAWKNRKPNLLSPWLVIKFLSLVTAVIYWFYLGILAILANAVYYGTSFILGACIGGAICSYYWLVVYSYYHELNKADMKTRPEEKNAMRYHKC; from the exons atgaatttcaaattaagcCAATGCTGTTGCGGATTTTCCCTCCGGGCCGGTACCATAATTATTGGCATCGTCGTTATG tttgcCGCCATAACTGGATTCATCGAGGCAGCAATTAGCATTTCCGGTTTGAGTATTGAcgatg GAGACCATATGCGGTTTTATTTCTACATGGGTCAGATGATCGGTTCCGGTTTCACGATCTTCGCCACGGTTCCCGTTCTGATCGCCGCCTGGAAGAATCGCAAACCAAATTTGCTGTCGCCTTGGCTGGTCATCAAATTTTTGTCCTTGGTTACAGCTGTCATCTACTGGTTTTACTTGGGAATACTGGCCATACTAGCAAACGCAGTTTACTATGGAACAAGTTTCATTTTAGGCGCTTGCATTGGAGGAG CGATTTGTTCCTACTACTGGCTGGTGGTTTACAGTTACTATCACGAACTTAACAAGGCAGACATGAAGACCCGACCCGAAGAGAAAAATGCGATGCGGTATCACAAatgttga
- the LOC124313378 gene encoding uncharacterized protein LOC124313378, translating to MDLVSFAFLTLTRNLVTRTNMKIHEFDECCCGCSLRTGTKIIGFISMLIEIGVFVLAVIKMKYNFNIDNEIEEMLTNDSIDPIISLGVGMAAAACVLIAAWKDRRPMLLVPWLVLEGSTLPVMIGNSIYFGTLLTIRMGTSTGMAFLAVSLLATAICFYFWLVVFNYYFEMKTSNDMIPDEKSPLIDYEYVEKNVIIV from the exons ATGGACTTGGTAAGTTTCGCCTTTCTCACGCTAACACGCAACTTAGTTACAAGaacaaacatgaaaattcACGAATTTGACGAATGCTGTTGCGGTTGTTCACTCAGAACCGGAACGAAAATTATTGGCTTTATTTCCATG CTCATCGAAATTGGAGTATTCGTTCTGGCTGTGATTAAAATGAAGTACAATTTTAATATCGATAATG AAATCGAAGAAATGCTGACAAATGATTCCATCGATCCCATAATTTCTTTGGGAGTCGGCATGGCAGCGGCCGCTTGTGTTCTGATTGCCGCCTGGAAGGATCGCAGGCCGATGCTTCTCGTTCCTTGGCTCGTGCTCGAAGGATCGACGTTGCCTGTCATGATTGGCAACTCGATATATTTTGGAACCCTGTTAACCATCAGAATGGGAACCAGTACTGGAATGGCTTTTCTGGCCGTCAGTCTCCTTGCTACAG caatttgtttttacttttggctGGTGGTCTTCAATtactattttgaaatgaagacGAGCAATGACATGATCCCGGACGAGAAAAGCCCACTGATAGATTATGAATATGTAGAGAAGAATGTAATAATAGTCTAA
- the LOC124313413 gene encoding uncharacterized protein LOC124313413 — translation MCFKLTKCCCGSSLQSGAKKIGTLNLVGGMTIAIILYDYMTSVAFNGIRVETYVQFGVSVGSVVVAVPLLFAAHQNRIPMLLLPWLILQSFILPVALVSFIYCLSMGYISVVSQSQEISLSIFSHIVSLVASMYFYRVIFNYFHQLRAIKNQPKTIEETPELKIAHLYEKDTAYLL, via the exons ATGTGTTTCAAGTTAACTAAATGTTGTTGCGGGTCCTCACTTCAATCCGGAGCTAAAAAGATTGGCACCCTAAATCTG GTTGGCGGAATGACTATAGCAATCATATTATATGATTACATGACAAGTGTGGCATTCAACGGTATACGAG TTGAAACGTATGTCCAGTTCGGCGTTTCGGTGGGATCGGTTGTGGTGGCCGTTCCTCTTCTGTTTGCTGCCCACCAGAACCGCATCCCTATGCTCCTTCTGCCTTGGCTCATATTGCAGAGCTTTATTTTACCAGTAGCATTGGTATCTTTTATTTACTGTTTATCCATGGGCTACATTTCTGTCGTTAGCCAAAGTCAGGAAATCAGTTTGAGTATCTTTTCCCATATCGTTTCATTAG TTGCAAGTATGTACTTCTATAGGGTGATATTCAACTATTTTCATCAGTTGAGGGCAATCAAGAACCAACCGAAAACCATTGAAGAAACTCCGGAACTTAAAATTGCTCATTTGTACGAGAAAGACACGGCATATCTTTTGTGA
- the LOC124313432 gene encoding uncharacterized protein LOC124313432 isoform X2, with translation MSVIVNQCGFSLQTGTKILGWLYLIGGFLLMFRIAMMMPYHPETNILIGAMVGSVVWIAVNILVLFSAHKNSRPSLILPWLICKAVLILVGIGLGLFLSIYGMQVNQLVTFGIVFFFAFGSALGIYFWLVVYSYYQQLKEELSSSKKDKFKFSKFNSSNDV, from the exons ATGAGCGTAATAGTCAATCAATGTGGTTTCTCTCTACAAACTGGTACCAAAATTCTTGGATGGCTTTACTTG ATAGGTGGATTCTTGCTTATGTTTCGGATTGCAATGATGATGCCTTACCATCCAGAAACCAATATTTTAATTGGTGCGATGGTTGGCTCGGTTGTTTGGATCGCAGTCAACATCCTGGTTTTGTTTTCCGCCCATAAGAATAGCAGGCCCAGTCTGATATTACCTTGGCTTATTTGCAAGGCCGTATTAATACTTGTAG GTATTGGCCTAGGATTATTCTTGTCCATATATGGAATGCAAGTCAATCAATTGgttacctttggaattgtcttcttttttgccTTCGGATCCG CCCTTGGCATCTACTTCTGGTTGGTCGTCTATAGCTACTACCAACAGCTGAAAGAAGAGCTATCGTcgtcaaaaaaagacaaatttaaattttccaaattcaattccaGTAACGATGTTTAG
- the LOC124313432 gene encoding uncharacterized protein LOC124313432 isoform X1, which translates to MRVRVNHWCCGSSLQTGTKILGWLGLIGGFLQMLRFAMMMPDCDYPETNICIGVLVGLVVWNAVTILVLFSAHKNSRPSLMLPWLICKAVLILVGIGLGLFLSIYGMQVNQLVTFGIVFFFAFGSALGIYFWLVVYSYYQQLKEELSSSKKDKFKFSKFNSSNDV; encoded by the exons ATGCGCGTAAGAGTAAATCACTGGTGTTGCGGTTCCTCCCTACAAACTGGTACCAAAATTCTTGGATGGCTTGGCTTG ATAGGTGGATTCTTACAAATGCTTCGTTTTGCAATGATGATGCCTGACTGCGACTATCCAGAAACCAATATTTGTATTGGTGTCCTGGTTGGCTTGGTTGTTTGGAACGCAGTCACCATCCTGGTTTTATTTTCCGCCCATAAGAATAGCAGGCCCAGTCTTATGTTACCTTGGCTTATTTGCAAGGCCGTATTAATACTTGTAGGTATTGGCCTAGGATTATTCTTGTCCATATATGGAATGCAAGTCAATCAATTGgttacctttggaattgtcttcttttttgccTTCGGATCCG CCCTTGGCATCTACTTCTGGTTGGTCGTCTATAGCTACTACCAACAGCTGAAAGAAGAGCTATCGTcgtcaaaaaaagacaaatttaaattttccaaattcaattccaGTAACGATGTTTAG
- the LOC124313380 gene encoding uncharacterized protein LOC124313380 has translation MPVYYTSVKANNNAFQSDGNGIVGCQLNQFCCGYSLRTGTKVVGSLSMLGGVAVLIYSLTVISSLNNARHGNYFLLGNSLGNANDSKIPMTSFVTSAVAIVCSIPVLVMAYKNLSPRLLVPWLVVNIVPSLAVIGFFIYLAVFELITEGLDDIIGIIVIFAGVLSGAIWFYFWLVIYSFYQNQKINDRQPLLDDQS, from the exons ATGCCGGTTTATTACACCTCTGTCAAAGCTAACAATAATGCATTCCAATCAGACGGAAATGGAATAGTCGGCTGTCAGTTGAATCAGTTCTGTTGCGGATACTCACTCCGAACCGGAACCAAAGTCGTTGGTTCCCTGTCTATG CTAGGAGGAGTGGCAGTGCTCATTTATTCTCTAACTGTCATCTCCAGTTTGAATAATGCGCGACATGGGAATTATTTCTTGTTGGGTAATTCGTTAG GAAATGCAAATGATTCCAAAATACCCATGACAAGTTTCGTCACGTCGGCCGTCGCCATTGTTTGCTCGATTCCCGTTCTCGTTATGGCCTATAAGAATCTCAGTCCGAGGCTTCTCGTCCCTTGGCTAGTGGTGAACATTGTGCCGTCGCTCGCCGTCATTGGGTTCTTCATTTACTTGGCCGTTTTTGAGCTAATAACTGAAGGCTTGGATGACATCATAGGAATAATAGTCATCTTCGCCGGTGTTCTTTCAGGAG CGATTTGGTTCTACTTTTGGCTGGTCATCTACAGCTTCTATCAGAATCAAAAGATAAACGATAGGCAGCCGCTTCTGGACGACCAGAGCTAA